AGAGGTGAGGCGCGCGGTGCGCGGTGCGGTCGCCGGTCAGGCGGACTCGACCACCGCCACCGTCACCGCGTGCACGACCTGCTCGGCGGTGACGCCGTATTGCATGAGGACGACCGGAAGGCGCGTCCCCATCAGGACCGGCCCGACCACGGTCGCGTCGCCGAACTGCTCGAGGATGTTGAGGGCAAGGTGGCCGGACTGCAGGTCGGGGAAGACCAGCACGTTCGCCTCGCCGGCGAGCTCGGAGAAGGGGAAATAGGTCTTCCGCAGCCCCGCGTCGAGCGCCATCGTCAGCTGCATCTCGCCGTCGATCGGGATCGACGGCGCGCGCTCGCGCGCGATCGCGGCCGCCTCCCTCATCTTGCGGGTGAAGGGGTGGTCGACGCTCCCGAAGTTCGAGAACGACAGCAGCGCGACCCGCGGCTCGAGGCCGAGAGACCGCGCCGACTTCGCGGCGAGAAGCGCGATCTCCGCGAGGTCGTCGACGGAAGGATCGATGTTCACCGCGCAGTCGGCGAGCAGGACCACGCGTTTGGAGAGCAGCGCGAGGTAGTGGCTCGAGATCCGGCGGACGCCGGATGCGGGCCCGACGACCTCGAGGGTCGTCCGCAGGGAGTCGGCGTAGTGCGCGGTGAGCCCGCCGACGAACAACTCGGCGTCGCCGGAGTGGACCATCATCGCGGCGAAGGTGTCGCGCTGGAGCAGCCGCTCCTCGGCGGTCGCGCGGATCACGCCGCGGCGCCGGCGCAGCCGGAAGAACTCGTCCACGTAGGCGGCGTAGCGGGGGCTGCGCGCCGGGTCGATCACCGGCACGTCGCCCAGATCGAGGCGCAGGCGCTCGGCCGCCTCGCGAACCTCCATCTCGACGCCGAGCAGGACCGGCCGGGCGATCCCCTCGTCCACGAGGATCCTGCACGCGCGAAGCGCCGTCTCGTTGGCCCCCTCGGCGAGGACGACCCGCGGTCGCTTCTGGCGCGCCTGGAGCATCAGGCCGCGCACGATCTCCCGCCCCGTTCCCATGCGGACCGACAGCGCCTCTTCGTACGCGCGGTTGTCGACCGGGCGACGGGCGACCCCTTCCTCCACGGCCTGTCGCGCGACCGCGGCGGCCTCGCGGGGGAGGATCCGCGGGTCGATCGCCTTCGGGAGCAGGTAGTCCGGGCCGAAGGCGAACCGCTCGTTCTCGTAGGCGCGCTCGACCTCGGGGGGGACCTCCTCCTTCGCGAGGTCGGCCAGCGCCTTCGCCGCGGCGAGGAGCATCCCGGGGGTGATCCGCCGCGCCTGCACGTCGAGGGCGCCGCGCAGGATGTACGGAACGCTCAGCAGGTCGAGCACCGCGTTCGGATGCTGATCGAGCGCGGTCGCGAGCACGACGTCGCGCCGGCTCGCCCGCGCCTGCTCCCAGTCGATCTCGGGGCGCGGGGTCGCGAGCGCGAAGACGATCGGCCAGCGTCCCATCGAGCGGATCATCTCCACCGAGACGACGTCCGCCGCCGAGGCCCCGAGGCGGACGTCGGCGCCGCGCAACCCTTCCGCGAGGGTCCGCTCGCGCGACGGGCGCGCGAACGGCCGCTGGTAGCCGTGGAGATCGGTGCGGCCGGAGTGGAGCAGCCCCTGTCGGTCGTACACGAGGAGGTTTTCGCCGGGGACCCCGAGGTGGGTGAGCAGTCGCGCGCATCCGATCCCCACCGTGCCCGCGCCGCAGACGACGACCTTCACGTCGCCGACCTTCTTGTCCACGAGCTCGAGGGCGTTGGTGAGCGCGGCCATCGCGACGACCGCGGATCCGTAGAGGTTGTCGTGGAACACGGGGATGTCGAGCGTCTCGGACAGCCGGTCGTAGAGCTCGAGCCCCTCGGGGGCGCGGACGTCCTTGACATTGACCGCGCCGAAGGTCGGCTCCAGGCGTCGCACGGTGGCGGCGAAGGCGGCCGGGTCGGTCTCGGCGAGCTCGAGATCGAAGACGTCGAGATCGGCCAGGCGCTTGAAGAGGACCGCCATCCCCTCCTGGATCGGCTTGGCGGCCGCCGGACCGACGTCCCCGAGGCCCGGGACCGCCGAGCCGTTCGTGACGATCGCGACGAGGTTCGCCTTGGCCGTGTAGCGGAAGGCGCACTCCGGATCGGCGACGATTTTCGCCGCCGGGAAGGTCGCCCCGGGGAGATAGGCCAGACGCAGGTCTCGGGGGGTGAGGCAGGGGGTCGTCACCCGGAGCTCGACCTTCCCCGGCCGGTCGGAGGCGTGGTAGGCGAGGGCGTCTTCTTCGCGGATCATGGCCCGATCGTAGACCCGCGCCCCGCGGCAAGGCCATCGACGGAAGTCATGCCGCA
This genomic interval from Candidatus Polarisedimenticolaceae bacterium contains the following:
- a CDS encoding phosphate acyltransferase — encoded protein: MIREEDALAYHASDRPGKVELRVTTPCLTPRDLRLAYLPGATFPAAKIVADPECAFRYTAKANLVAIVTNGSAVPGLGDVGPAAAKPIQEGMAVLFKRLADLDVFDLELAETDPAAFAATVRRLEPTFGAVNVKDVRAPEGLELYDRLSETLDIPVFHDNLYGSAVVAMAALTNALELVDKKVGDVKVVVCGAGTVGIGCARLLTHLGVPGENLLVYDRQGLLHSGRTDLHGYQRPFARPSRERTLAEGLRGADVRLGASAADVVSVEMIRSMGRWPIVFALATPRPEIDWEQARASRRDVVLATALDQHPNAVLDLLSVPYILRGALDVQARRITPGMLLAAAKALADLAKEEVPPEVERAYENERFAFGPDYLLPKAIDPRILPREAAAVARQAVEEGVARRPVDNRAYEEALSVRMGTGREIVRGLMLQARQKRPRVVLAEGANETALRACRILVDEGIARPVLLGVEMEVREAAERLRLDLGDVPVIDPARSPRYAAYVDEFFRLRRRRGVIRATAEERLLQRDTFAAMMVHSGDAELFVGGLTAHYADSLRTTLEVVGPASGVRRISSHYLALLSKRVVLLADCAVNIDPSVDDLAEIALLAAKSARSLGLEPRVALLSFSNFGSVDHPFTRKMREAAAIARERAPSIPIDGEMQLTMALDAGLRKTYFPFSELAGEANVLVFPDLQSGHLALNILEQFGDATVVGPVLMGTRLPVVLMQYGVTAEQVVHAVTVAVVESA